From the Anguilla anguilla isolate fAngAng1 chromosome 8, fAngAng1.pri, whole genome shotgun sequence genome, one window contains:
- the LOC118233655 gene encoding cathepsin L1-like: MHALQNFFLLVLGIISHASSHLNLTLNGQWKDWKDHYNKEYGSQGEELQRRQIWEKNLRMVEKHNMEASHGLHSFTMGLNHLSDMMAEEVNAVLNGLRNEEEVVEELHRHGNLTFTLPDDGKVPLPRSVDWRRKGMVSPVRNQGHCGSCWAFSVSGAMEGLMKRQTGKLVPLSPQNLLDCSSSYGNTGCNGGYLSKTFRYIIENKGIDSDSSYPYESREGKCRYSVQGRAGYCWGFQFVRQGDERALQVAVANVGPVSVGINALPSFNSYRGGVYDDPSCSSAETNHAVLVAGYGTYRGKDFWLVKNSWGTAWGESGFIRMARNRNNQCGIANWPMYPTM; the protein is encoded by the exons ATGCATGCCCTGCAGAACTTCTTTCTATTGGTCCTCGGGATCATTAGCCACGCCTCCTCCCATCTCAACCTGACTCTGAATGGTCAGTGGAAGGACTGGAAGGACCATTACAATAAAGAGTATGGCAGCCAG GGGGAGGAGTTACAGAGGAGGCAGATCTGGGAGAAAAACCTGAGGATGGTGGAGAAACACAACATGGAGGCTTCGCATGGCCTGCACTCCTTCACCATGGGCCTCAACCACCTCTCAGACATG ATGGCAGAGGAGGTCAACGCTGTCCTCAACGGGCTGAGAAACGAGGAagaggtggtggaggagctCCATCGTCATGGCAACCTGACGTTCACCTTGCCAGACGACGGCAAGGTCCCCCTGCCCCGGTCGGTGGACTGGAGGAGGAAAGGCATGGTCAGCCCAGTCCGAAACCAG GGACACTGCGGGTCTTGCTGGGCATTCAGTGTTTCGGGGGCCATGGAGGGACTGATGAAGAGGCAGACGGGCAAGCTGGTCCCCCTCAGCCCCCAGAATCTGCtggactgcagcagcagctatGGCAACACGGGCTGCAACGGTGGCTACCTCTCCAAGACCTTCCGTTACATCATCGAGAACAAGGGCATCGACTCTGACAGCTCCTACCCCTACGAGTCCAGG GAGGGGAAGTGCCGTTACTCGGTACAAGGCAGAGCCGGGTACTGCTGGGGGTTCCAGTTCGTCCGGCAGGGCGACGAGAGGGCACTGCAGGTGGCGGTTGCCAACGTGGGCCCCGTCTCCGTGGGCATCAATGCCCTGCCATCCTTCAACAGCTACAGAGGAG GCGTGTACGATGACCCCTCGTGCAGCTCAGCGGAGACCAATCACGCGGTGCTTGTGGCTGGGTATGGGACGTACAGGGGGAAGGACTTCTGGCTGGTGAAGAACAG CTGGGGAACAGCTTGGGGTGAAAGTGGATTCATCCGAATGGCCAGGAACAGGAATAACCAGTGTGGAATTGCTAATTGGCCCATGTATCCCACCATGTGA